One window of Aerococcus tenax genomic DNA carries:
- a CDS encoding DeoR/GlpR family DNA-binding transcription regulator, whose product MLTEERQKYIMEALTKVPILNLQEVSKQLAVSESTIRRDFDSLEKAGKLERIHGGAKRVQQRNMEASLSEKSQVNVLEKQLIGKLAGEMVADHDTIYLDSGTTTIEMIPWIINKEIIVVTNGLEVAQALYQSQIHTIVVGGEIKESTGTLIGGIALSQVQSFNFDKAFIGMNGIDLDTGYTTPDIEEAQIKKAAIDHSRYRYILADASKFDQSTFCHVCDLDRAILLTNESNSKYENYMKIMEVSQ is encoded by the coding sequence ATGCTTACCGAAGAAAGGCAAAAGTATATTATGGAAGCCTTAACCAAAGTCCCTATCTTAAATCTTCAAGAGGTATCAAAACAGTTAGCTGTTTCTGAATCAACTATTAGAAGAGATTTTGATAGTTTGGAAAAGGCGGGGAAATTAGAACGTATTCATGGTGGAGCCAAAAGAGTTCAGCAACGTAATATGGAAGCTTCCTTATCCGAGAAAAGCCAAGTGAATGTTTTAGAAAAACAACTCATTGGAAAATTAGCCGGAGAAATGGTTGCTGATCATGACACGATTTATCTTGATTCTGGTACCACGACGATTGAAATGATTCCCTGGATTATTAATAAGGAAATTATTGTTGTGACTAATGGCCTGGAAGTTGCCCAAGCTCTCTATCAATCACAGATCCACACCATTGTTGTGGGCGGTGAAATTAAAGAAAGCACGGGAACCTTGATCGGTGGCATAGCCTTATCTCAGGTTCAATCTTTTAACTTTGATAAAGCTTTTATAGGAATGAATGGCATTGATCTTGATACAGGATATACCACACCTGACATTGAGGAAGCACAAATTAAGAAGGCGGCAATTGACCATAGTCGTTACCGTTATATCTTGGCTGATGCAAGTAAATTTGACCAAAGTACTTTCTGTCACGTCTGTGACTTAGACCGAGCTATTTTATTAACTAATGAGAGCAATTCAAAATATGAAAACTATATGAAAATTATGGAGGTATCTCAATGA